One Leptospira fainei serovar Hurstbridge str. BUT 6 genomic window, GCCATTTTTCGGGGTAGCTGGCTCTGGCTTTGTAAACTAGGAAATATTCGTCCTGAATAAACGGGTGCAGAAGTTCGACAAATTCGAAATATGCATTGGACGCAAATTCGATCGCTTCAGTATACAGCTCAAATTGCTTCCCGTCCAGATTAGGAGGAATATAATAATTTTCTCTTTTTACTTCGACATATCTCTGGCTGACTTGCTCGGAGTTATAATACGGATGGGAATGTAAGAAAGACCACACGAATTGGCGGGAGACTTTATCCAGGGTAAAAATAAAATGGGGATGCTGCCGAGTCGTAAGGTGTCCCGCTTTCTTCGTGGATTTTGCCACTTTATCCCGAATTTCCAAAGATTTTTCGGAGCTTACCATATCTTCCGGAAGCAAAATCCCCTTTGAAGAATAGCAGGTTCTTGCGGAAGCGATCGCGAGGTTAAACGGTTCTTTAGTGGAATCTAAAAGTTGGATAATCGGTTTCTGACTTTGCATGGCGTAAGAAGGGGAAGGATTCCCGGAAACGCTAGGATGGAAAATCATTCGTTTGGGGAAAGGATTTTCCGACATAATTCTATTTCTTATGTCGCTTTAAAATACGAAAAGTAGAAGCTAAGGCAATTGATTTTCAACCGTTTCTTCTATTCGGCTGTCAATTTTGCAGATTTGCTTCTTTATTTATTTTTATTCTTTGAAGATTTCTTAGTCTTTTTAGAAGGTTTCTCTTCTTCGTTCTCGGACTCATCGATCGCCGGATAGTCGGTCCAAGATTCGAATTCAACCGGAAGCGAAACATGATTCTTATTGCGGGATTTTTGAAACTCCGCTTCCAATCTTTTTTTATTCAGTGCCTTCCGTTCTTCTTGGTGCTGATAAACGATTAGCAAATACTCCATAACGATCGGAAGTAATACTCGGGAAAGTACGGTAGCAACGATGACACCGAAAATTACTACGATCGCTAAGGGTCGTTGGACTTCGGCTCCGGCCATCGTTGAAATTGCCATCGGAAGAAAACCGACGGCTGCGATTATTTCCGTGGTCAATACGGGCCGCAGAGAATTGACTCCCGCACTGATGACGGCTTCGGATACGGTTAATCCTTTTGCCAGTTCTTCGCGTAATGTTGAAGCATATACGACACCATTCAATACGGCGATACCGCTTACGGCAATGAGGCCCACACCTGCGGGAATACTAAAAGGAAGTCCTCTGGCCACCAAGCCGATGATTCCTCCGGAAATCGCGAGCGGGACTACGATAAAAACGCCTAACGCATAATAGACGTTTCCGAATGCCGCCATGAGCATAAAGAAAATGATCGCGAGCGCGATCGGAACGACGAATAGAAGGCGATTTTTGGCTCGAATAAAGTTTTCAAACTGTCCACCCCAATCGGTTCTATATCCTTCCGGGAGAGTTCGTTCGAGTTCCGCCGTTGCCTTCTGAGCTTCGTTTACGAATCCCACTAAATCTCTTCCGCGAACGTTCGCTTCCACCATGATACGCCGTTTCAAAGCTTCTCGGTAAATGGCGGCGGGTCCTTCTTCGAATTGTATCGTAGCAACTTGCCCGAGAGGGATCGTGATTCCTCCGGATGTCATGACCGGGATATTTTCCACTTCGCTTAAATCGGATACGTCAAGCTGTAATCGAACGACTAGGTCAAAACGTTTAAAGCCTTCGAAAACTCTTCCTGCAGTTCGGCCTATTCTCAATGCTTCCACAGTCGTAAGAATTTCTTCCGCTTCGACTCCATATCTCGCCATTTTTTGTCGATCGGCTTTAATTTCGATTAGAGGAAGTCCTAAGACTCGTTGAACTCTGAGATCCGCCGCACCGGGAACTTTTTTGATTTTCTCGGCAAATTTGGTCGCGGTATCCTTTAGCACCTGCAAATCGTCACCGTAAATTTTGACGACGACGTCGGCCTTAGATCCGGATAGCAATGCATTAACCCTATTTTCGATAGGTTGAGAAAGTGCGATCGTGCTAGAGGGAACCGAATTTAAAATCGCATCTTTCATTTTGTCCATCAGCTCTTCTCGAGAGGAGGCGCTGGTCCATTCTTTTGCGGGTAGAAGCTTTACCATCGTTTCCCCTTCTTCCGTTCCCACCGGTTCCGCTGCGGATTCTCCTCTTCCCATTCTGGATACGGCGCCTAACACTTCCGGGAACTTTCCGATTACTTTCTCGAGTTCCGTATTCGTTTCCCTGGAATAGTTCAATGAAGTGGATGGAAGTCGTTTAATATCGATTGCAAATTCGCCTTCGTCGATCCTGGGTAAGAATTCGGAACCGAGAGTCGAACCTAAAATTAAAGAAATAGCAAATACTCCCACGCCTGCGCGAAGGAATAATTGTTTGTTCTTCATCCCGAAATCCAAAAGTTCGAGATATTTATCCGTGATTTTGTCCCAATATTTACTATGGTAAAACACGGGTTTGCGGAAGATGATGCTGGCCGCTGCGGGAAATGTAGTTAAACTGAATAAGAGCGCGGTCGCCAAAGAGATCGCTACCGTGATCGCCATCGGCTGAAACATTCTTCCTTCCACACCTTCCAGAGTCATGAGAGGAAGATATACGAGGAGGATAATCGCCACCGAAAATGTAGCGGCTCTTGCGACTCTTACGCATGCTTCCGTAATAATTTCTTCGGCGGCAAGATCCCGATCGTCCTGAGTATTTTGTAATTCATAAAATGCTTTTCGTAAAATGAATCCATGAAGTATGGATTCAAGCATTACGATGGCGCCATCCACAAGAAGACCGAAATCTAGGGCTCCTAATGACATCAGGTTTCCTACGATTCCGAACATTCTCATAAAAATTGTCGCAGCTAACATCGGTATCGGAATGGCTAAGCCGACTAGTAAGGCTCCTTTGACGGTTCCCATCGTTAGAATCAGGACTAGAATCACTAAAATTCCGGCCTCAGCCAAGTTCGTGAAGATCGTCCCGAGAGTTCGTCCTATAAATTCGGAGCGATCATAGAAGGTTATGATTTGCATTCCGGCGGGGAGCCTGGTTTTTAATTGCTCGATTCGTTCTTTAACTCTCTTTACGACCTCCAGTGAGTTTTGCCCCATAAGCATCATTGCTGTGGCTCCGACGACTTCTCCTTTGCCATCCTTGGTGATCAAACCGAAGCGTAAAGCTCTCCCTGTTTCCACGTCCGCGATTTGACCTAGTAAAAGCGGAACTCCATCCCGCTCGGTCTTTACCGCCACATTACGGATTTCTTCTACGGTTTTAAACTGGCTTTCCCCTCTGATAACGATCTGTTCAGACCCTTTGGATATGTATCCGCCTCCGGTATTCTGATTGGCTGATTCCAATTTCTCGCAAAGCTGAGAGAGTGTGATATTATGAACGGCAAGTCTATGAGGATCGATTTTGATTTGGTACTGCTTTGCATTTCCTCCGATGATATTTACGTCGATAATTCCCTCGACCGACTTAATTTCCCGTGCGAGTTCCCAATCCATATAAGTTCTGAGTTCTTCCGGATTATGACGATCGCTAGTTAAGACGAACTCGTAAATATCTCCTAGTCCCGTCGCGATCGGAGAGAGTTCCGGAGATCCGTATCCTTTCGGAATGAGGTTTTCTACGGCTCGAAGTCGTTCGTTAATGAGCTGCCTAGCTAAATAAATATCCGTTCCATCTTTAAAGATTGCGGTAACGCTGCTTACTCCGGTTCGAGAAATGGAACGAATTTCCGTTACGTTCGGGACGCCTGTCAGTTCCATTTCTATAGGATACGTGATAAACTGCTCCACTTCTATAGGGGATAATCCCGGAGATTGAGTTACCACCGAAACTTGCACGTTGGTGATATCCGGAATTGCATCTATCGAGAGGTGATACGCATTAAATACGCCGATCGCGGTAACAATCCCGGTTAAAACTAGAATTAGAATTCGGTTCTTGATGGAAAATCGTATCAATTTTTCGATCATAGTCGGTTCCGGGACAGAATACGAACAGCTTCAAATTTCGAGAATCACTGTCGATAGGTTTTTCGTAAAAAGAACTCGAGAGCGAATGGTTCAGTTAGTTTTTGAGTAATAGGAGAATCTTCATTCCTTCCCGCTCCGTCTGCTTTCGGAGAGAAAAGCCCGATCGAGTCAGCATACGTGATAAATGATCGATAGGCAGGATCAATTTATAGTAAGAGCTGTTGCTGAAATTCCATTGATGACCGTCCCATTGATGAAAGAGATCGGTTACAAGAACCTTCTTCTCCTCGAACGAAAGTAAACAGGAGAAGATTCTATCTTTTTCGGTACGAACGGGGAAACCGGTCTTTTCTCCCGGTTTTCCGTAGCTTAGGTCTCTATAACCTAAGATAATATATGCACCTGATTTTAAGAAATAAGACCAGAGAGAAATAACCATTTGTACTTGTTCCAAGGATTCGAGATGAGCCAGAGTATCTCCCATGCATAGCAGTAGTTCGGGACTTTCCCCCGCGTACAAGCTAGGATTTGTAAAGTCGGCAGACTTCGTTTCCACGGATAATCCCCGATTTCTTTGTCGGAGTTGAGTGAGTAAATCATGGCTAAAATCAATCGCAACTACGTTGAATCCAAGTCTGGCAAGAGGGAAGGATTGAATTCCATTTCCGGCGCCTAAATCCCAAGCCAATCCGTTGCTTTTAGGCAAGATTCTCCAACTGCGGAAGAGATCCTCTTCTTCCTTTTCTCTTTCTTCGAGATTTCCCAACATCCAGGCGTATTTTTCCGACAAGAAGCTATCGTAATGAATTTTAGGGGTTTGCATTAGAGTTTCTATGTTTGTTAACCGGTCGATGGACATTCGCAAAAAGTAAAATGCGGATTTTCCGAAAACGAATTACGTTAGCCGGTAGATCAGCACTTCTTCTTCCCTTCCTTTTACTTTTACGGGCGGCAAGCTCTCCGCCTGCATATAGTGTTTTATTTGCTCGTAAACGGAATCGGTTACGAGGAGTTCCGTTCCGTAATCTTTGTTTAGCTGTTCGACCCGGGAGGCGAGATTTACGGTATCTCCGATGATCGTGTATTCTTTGCGTTGGGACGAGCCGACATTGCCGGTCATTGCTTCTCCGGAATGCAGACCGATTCCGATTTTTGTTTCCGGAATTCTTTGAGCGAGATTCAGTTCGGCCACCTTTTCTATAATTTCCAACGAAGCTTTTACTGCATTTTGAACGTCTTTGCCCGGGTCGGATAAGGGGGCTCCGAAAACAGCCATGAAGCCGTCTCCCAAAAACTTATTTATGATTCCATTATTCTTGTTCACGATATCGATCATATCCTCAAAAAGTGTGTTTAAATACGTGATCACTTCCGTAGGACTTTTTTTCTCGGAAAATTTCGTAAAGTTTCGAATATCAAGAAACATGACGCAGACTTCCCGGCTTTCCGAGATTCCCTCCGTTTTTTGGCTCATCAGTCGATCCACGACGGAAGGAGAAACATACTGTCCGAACATTCCCACTATCTGATTTCTTTCCTCTAGAATTTTATAAGAATTTCGTAATGTGTTTCGTAGCCGAATTCCTACGAGGCCGGCTATGATACCGGATGCGATGAACATTAACGAGCGCATTACGATCGGAATTTTTGAATAGAAGAAAGCGTAATCGAAATCGTTTTGGAAAGCCGTATTCGGATTGTAAATCCATCCTATAATAAGAAATTCTATGCCCGCGACGAGTCCGGTGAACAAAGATAATCCGAATTCCATCCGGAGCACGGACAATAGAATAAACATGAAAAACAGGTTGGGCAGCGGTGAATTCAAAACTACGACCGGAGATCCGTAACCGTTCACCAATATAAATAGGGTTGCCGCCGGAATGGATGTTTCAACAAAAGCGTTTCCGAAACGAGGGAAAAGCGGGAGAGGTTTTCCGAGCGTTGCCCAATAATTTAACAGCTTTAACACGCCGAATTCATAAATATTTCCGAATAAAAGAATTCCGATGACGATCTCGAACGGGAAGGATAGGCCGATGCTTTCGTTAAATTTTTCCCGAACGAAAATCGCAAGGGACGTCCAAATTGTCATCGTCGTCAGAAAGATAAGCAGTAAGATTTTACTTCTTATTCTTTCGCTCTGTAGGATTTCCGATTCTAGAGTGTCCGAGAAGGTATCGAAAATTTTAGGTGCCATCGATCATGTTTCCTTTTAGCGGCGGAGCGAATTTGTATTTACTACCTGACCTTTTTAAGGTCAATGAGTTTCCTTTTTTCCCAGAATAATGCGATCAGGACTGGACCATATTCTAAAATCATAAAAATAGGGTCGTCGACATACGGAATTTGTCTATAGGTTGAATACGATAGTATCCAAACCCCGGCGACGACCTGAGGCCAAATTTCCTCCGTAAAGACCGAGCCGGCTAGTAGCGGAAGAATGTACCAAGGGTGAATGGTAGTAGAGAACAGATAGTAAATTCCGAGTAGAGAAACCCATGTACTTGCAATGAATTTTACGTCAGCTATCCGTCTCGATTGGCGAAAGGAATATACGATGATTGCGGCCGAACCGAGGACTGCGAGATGACGACCGGCAGAATACGGATACCAGGAAAAACTTAACGCGTACTTCCAAAGATAATATAAACCTCCGTGATATTCGAAGAGCTTAAAATAAACTCCGATTCCGTTCTTCCATTGTTTCTCGATCGTTTCAAGAAGGTTTATCGAATCTATTGCCCACGCGGATAGAAGCAAGACGGGAATCAGTAAGATTAGGAAAGAAAGCGATTTTTTGGAATATCTCCTATCTTTTCCGATTCGGAAGAGAATCAACGGCAACATAAGTAAGGGAATCACTTTGGTAAAGACCGCGGCCGTGTACGCTAAGCCGGTTTCCAATCTCTTATTTCTTTTCCAAGCTAACATCGCAAAAAGCAGGAAGAATATCAGTATGGGTTCGGGATGACCGCTGCCTGCCCCTTCCAATACGACCAAAGGATGCAGCCAATATTTTAGAAAATTCGGATTCTCTCCTTCCTTTCGAAAAGTAAGAAGGAGTCGAAGCACTGCCAACTCGAAACAAAACAAGATCCCTTTCCAGAAAATGATTCCCACCCATATCGATTGAAACTCTTTCATACTCCATGCGGAAGCCGAAAAGAATACCTGAAGGACGGGAGGATATACCGAATAAAATCGCGAGGAATTCATTCGTTCTAATAATTCCGTTCCGAGCGCCGATTCCTCGGACGATAAAAATGAAACTTTCAATTCTTGCGGTAGGTTTGCGTAAGGAGAGAGTAAATGAATGTCTAAAAATCCATCCCATAAAAAACGATATACGTCTTCGGACAGTACGGGTGGAAGAAATACGAAAAATAGTCTAAGTAAAATTCCGGCGGTAAGTCCGAAGGATTCCCCGATCGCCGTAATCTTTGAGTATATAATAAAAATATAATATGAAAGAAGGCTAAACGCGAAAAGGATAATCAAGTGCCAAAAGTCGCTTCGCGAGTGATAGAGTGGGAAGTAGGCTAAGGGGAGAGCCCAGGCAAATAAGAGAAAAGAAACGAGCAAATACCGCTTTCCGAGCTTAAAAAAGTACATAGTTGTTAAATTGGTCATTTTGTTCAATATAGCGAATTTTTTCTTGAGTAAGAAAAGCCGGTATTAAAGTCTTGAAAAAGGGCATTTTATGGGAGGATTCGTACCATGATTCAAATCGGAAATTTTCCTGATTCAGTCAATGAGGTGGCTGCAAGAACGGTAGCCGGTCTAGTCGTATTGCTTGCCGCTGCAACGATTTGGACTCTATCCATTTGGTTGGCAATCGCCTTAACCTACGGATTTCTGGCTCGCGTTCTGTATGGACCGAGATTTTCATTCTTTGCTCGATTGGCGATTCACGTTTTAGTACCTCTTATGGGTTTTGCGGCCACGAACGTTCCGGGACCTCCGAAACGCTTTGCTCAATTTGTAGGCTTACTTTTTAGCGGTACTGCCTTGACTCTTCTTCTTCTCGGCCAAATCCAAGCCTTCCGGATTGTACTAGGAATCCTCGTCCTTTTTGCAAGTTTGGAGAGCTTCGTCGGATTTTGCGCGGGTTGTTTTGTTTTCGGCTATTTGATGAAGTGGGGAGTGATTCCACAAGAAGTTTGCGAAAAATGTAACAATCTTACGTTTGTTTCGAAGAATTAAGCGGTCGGGAAGATTTTAGCGAAGAGGCAAATTTTTCTTTTCGAAACTGATTGTTTTTCGATAAAAATAGTCCAACTTCCGGCGGCATCGGCTTTTTCGTATCCGTTTCGGTTTCTTCTGTTAAACTCTATTATTAATTACTTTATCTTTTCTCTCAAAAACAAAGACAAGGAGCCGACTTATGGCACACGAGAATACCTACTATAAACCCGAAGATTTAAAGAAATTCGGAAATATAGGAGAATTTGAACCCGATCTAGCTAAGAAATTCTTCGATTATTATGGAGCGGTTTTTGCCGATGGAGCCTTAAGCGCTAGGGAGAAGTCTCTGATCGCTCTTGCGGTAGCCCATGTCGTTCAATGTCCGTATTGCATCGACGCATACACCACCGATACGCTGGAAAAAGGAGTTACCGAAGAGCAAATTTGGGAGGCGATTCATGTCGGCGCGGCGATTCGTGGCGGAGCGACTTTGGTACACAGCGTCCAAGCATTAAATAAAGTTAAAGAACTCAGTATTTAATTTTTATTTATTATGAAATCATTACTAGCTAGAGGAAGCGATCTCGCTTCCTCGGAGGAACAACTCAGGATTCTTTCGGAAATATCGGAACGACGCTCGTTCCCATTTTTCAATCGGAAACTTTCCGAAAGCGGTTTATTTCCTTTAAAGCCGATTCGAACCGATATCTTGCAAATTAACGTCGGAAAGCTTTGCAATCAAACTTGCAAACATTGCCATGTCGATGCGGGACCGGATCGAAAAGAAATCATGTCCAGAGAGACTATGCAGGAATGTTTGGATGTACTCGCGTCCTCGGATATTTCCATTTTGGATATCACCGGAGGCGCTCCGGAGATGAACCCGGATTTTCGGTGGCTGGTGGAGGAGGCAAGCAAGCTGGGAAAGAAAGTGATGGTTCGCTGTAATCTTACCATCCTACTCGCCGGAGAGAAGTATAAGGATCTTCCGGAATTTTATGCAAAGCATTCCGTGGAAGTCGTTTCGAGCCTTCCTTACTTTCAGAAAAGAAGGACGGATGCGCAGCGAGGGGAAGGAGTTTTTGACAGATCTATAGAGGCGCTACGGAGATTGAACGCTGTAGGGTACGGGAAGCTCGATTCCGGTTTGGTTTTGAATTTGGTGTACAATCCGGCGGGCGCATTTTTACCCGGAGGTCAATCCACTCTTGAGGGGGACTTTAAGAAAGAATTGGGAACCCAATTCGGAATCGAATTCAATTCTTTATTCACGATCACCAACATGCCGATCAGTCGATATCTGGAATACTTATTGGAAAGCGGGAATCTCGAGGATTATTTGGAAAAACTTATCACTTCGTATAACCCGGCGGCCGCCTCCGGAGTGATGTGCAGAAATACGTTGAGCGTAGGCTGGGACGGAACCCTCTACGATTGCGATTTTAATCAAATGCTGGACCTGAAAGTGGAAGGTCCAGTTCAAAAGATTTCCGATTTCAACCAAGCAACTCTAACCGATCGTCATATTCGGCTCGATCAACATTGTTTCGGTTGTACTGCCGGCAGCGGTTCTTCTTGCGGCGGCTCCATTGCGTGAATTCGGTTAGCCCCGCCCTTCCTGGGCGGGGGCCGGTCGGTGGCTTCCGCCTCATTAGCAAATTTCTTTACATTTTGCAAGTTTTTTATTGCTGCTCCATCTGCGGGAGCTCCCTCTCGATCTTGGTTAACGTAAGAATACTTT contains:
- a CDS encoding class I SAM-dependent methyltransferase, producing the protein MQTPKIHYDSFLSEKYAWMLGNLEEREKEEEDLFRSWRILPKSNGLAWDLGAGNGIQSFPLARLGFNVVAIDFSHDLLTQLRQRNRGLSVETKSADFTNPSLYAGESPELLLCMGDTLAHLESLEQVQMVISLWSYFLKSGAYIILGYRDLSYGKPGEKTGFPVRTEKDRIFSCLLSFEEKKVLVTDLFHQWDGHQWNFSNSSYYKLILPIDHLSRMLTRSGFSLRKQTEREGMKILLLLKN
- a CDS encoding arsenosugar biosynthesis-associated peroxidase-like protein gives rise to the protein MAHENTYYKPEDLKKFGNIGEFEPDLAKKFFDYYGAVFADGALSAREKSLIALAVAHVVQCPYCIDAYTTDTLEKGVTEEQIWEAIHVGAAIRGGATLVHSVQALNKVKELSI
- a CDS encoding DUF4395 domain-containing protein — its product is MIQIGNFPDSVNEVAARTVAGLVVLLAAATIWTLSIWLAIALTYGFLARVLYGPRFSFFARLAIHVLVPLMGFAATNVPGPPKRFAQFVGLLFSGTALTLLLLGQIQAFRIVLGILVLFASLESFVGFCAGCFVFGYLMKWGVIPQEVCEKCNNLTFVSKN
- a CDS encoding efflux RND transporter permease subunit, encoding MIEKLIRFSIKNRILILVLTGIVTAIGVFNAYHLSIDAIPDITNVQVSVVTQSPGLSPIEVEQFITYPIEMELTGVPNVTEIRSISRTGVSSVTAIFKDGTDIYLARQLINERLRAVENLIPKGYGSPELSPIATGLGDIYEFVLTSDRHNPEELRTYMDWELAREIKSVEGIIDVNIIGGNAKQYQIKIDPHRLAVHNITLSQLCEKLESANQNTGGGYISKGSEQIVIRGESQFKTVEEIRNVAVKTERDGVPLLLGQIADVETGRALRFGLITKDGKGEVVGATAMMLMGQNSLEVVKRVKERIEQLKTRLPAGMQIITFYDRSEFIGRTLGTIFTNLAEAGILVILVLILTMGTVKGALLVGLAIPIPMLAATIFMRMFGIVGNLMSLGALDFGLLVDGAIVMLESILHGFILRKAFYELQNTQDDRDLAAEEIITEACVRVARAATFSVAIILLVYLPLMTLEGVEGRMFQPMAITVAISLATALLFSLTTFPAAASIIFRKPVFYHSKYWDKITDKYLELLDFGMKNKQLFLRAGVGVFAISLILGSTLGSEFLPRIDEGEFAIDIKRLPSTSLNYSRETNTELEKVIGKFPEVLGAVSRMGRGESAAEPVGTEEGETMVKLLPAKEWTSASSREELMDKMKDAILNSVPSSTIALSQPIENRVNALLSGSKADVVVKIYGDDLQVLKDTATKFAEKIKKVPGAADLRVQRVLGLPLIEIKADRQKMARYGVEAEEILTTVEALRIGRTAGRVFEGFKRFDLVVRLQLDVSDLSEVENIPVMTSGGITIPLGQVATIQFEEGPAAIYREALKRRIMVEANVRGRDLVGFVNEAQKATAELERTLPEGYRTDWGGQFENFIRAKNRLLFVVPIALAIIFFMLMAAFGNVYYALGVFIVVPLAISGGIIGLVARGLPFSIPAGVGLIAVSGIAVLNGVVYASTLREELAKGLTVSEAVISAGVNSLRPVLTTEIIAAVGFLPMAISTMAGAEVQRPLAIVVIFGVIVATVLSRVLLPIVMEYLLIVYQHQEERKALNKKRLEAEFQKSRNKNHVSLPVEFESWTDYPAIDESENEEEKPSKKTKKSSKNKNK
- the arsS gene encoding arsenosugar biosynthesis radical SAM (seleno)protein ArsS (Some members of this family are selenoproteins.), whose protein sequence is MKSLLARGSDLASSEEQLRILSEISERRSFPFFNRKLSESGLFPLKPIRTDILQINVGKLCNQTCKHCHVDAGPDRKEIMSRETMQECLDVLASSDISILDITGGAPEMNPDFRWLVEEASKLGKKVMVRCNLTILLAGEKYKDLPEFYAKHSVEVVSSLPYFQKRRTDAQRGEGVFDRSIEALRRLNAVGYGKLDSGLVLNLVYNPAGAFLPGGQSTLEGDFKKELGTQFGIEFNSLFTITNMPISRYLEYLLESGNLEDYLEKLITSYNPAAASGVMCRNTLSVGWDGTLYDCDFNQMLDLKVEGPVQKISDFNQATLTDRHIRLDQHCFGCTAGSGSSCGGSIA
- a CDS encoding adenylate/guanylate cyclase domain-containing protein, with amino-acid sequence MAPKIFDTFSDTLESEILQSERIRSKILLLIFLTTMTIWTSLAIFVREKFNESIGLSFPFEIVIGILLFGNIYEFGVLKLLNYWATLGKPLPLFPRFGNAFVETSIPAATLFILVNGYGSPVVVLNSPLPNLFFMFILLSVLRMEFGLSLFTGLVAGIEFLIIGWIYNPNTAFQNDFDYAFFYSKIPIVMRSLMFIASGIIAGLVGIRLRNTLRNSYKILEERNQIVGMFGQYVSPSVVDRLMSQKTEGISESREVCVMFLDIRNFTKFSEKKSPTEVITYLNTLFEDMIDIVNKNNGIINKFLGDGFMAVFGAPLSDPGKDVQNAVKASLEIIEKVAELNLAQRIPETKIGIGLHSGEAMTGNVGSSQRKEYTIIGDTVNLASRVEQLNKDYGTELLVTDSVYEQIKHYMQAESLPPVKVKGREEEVLIYRLT